The Vigna radiata var. radiata cultivar VC1973A chromosome 6, Vradiata_ver6, whole genome shotgun sequence DNA segment GTAGTGATCACACAGTATTTGATCAGTTTTACTAATTTCAATGTTTGATTGAAATAGATTCAAACTGCGCCAGTGAAGAGGCTGTGCAGAACCCACAATATACTCACTGTGAATGGGCAGTTTCCTGGCCCAACTGTGGAAGCAAGAGATGGAGATTCTATTGCAATCAAAGTAGTAAATGCTGGACCATATAACATCTCCATCCATTGGTAAATAGCATCATAAGACATATTTCTGTCATAACAATTTCTCTTTTGAAAGTAATCTCTTAGTCCATTATGCTAATGATACAATCATGAAAATTGAAATGCTTCATGCTGACAATCTCATGTATGTTTTGCATCAGGCATGGATTAAGGATGTTGAGAAATCCATGGGCAGATGGTCCTAGTTATGTGACTCAATGTCCCATTCAACCAGGGGGGAGTTACACATACCGTTTTACAATCCAAAACCAAGAGGGGACACTATGGTGGCATGCTCACACTGGTTTCCTAAGAGCCACTGTCTATGGAGCTTTCATCATATATCCAAAATTGGGTTCTCCTTATCCATTCTCCATGCCTAAGAAAGAATTTCCCCTCCTTCTTGGTACTTATATCTAAAACCATCActtattcttttcaattcaCTTCTATAATTTACCTCTGCACCATAATAAAACGTTTCTTCCACTGCAAAAGATGCTGAAATCTTCATTTCTCTCAAACAATGACAATTGTGTCATGATAATGCACAGGGGAATGGTTTGACAGGGATCCAATGGCTCTCTTAAGGCAGGCACAATTCACAGGAGCACCTCCAAATGTATCTGTTGCGTACACAATCAATGGTCAACCAGGAGATCTCTACAGATGTTCAAGTCAAGGTTTGGAATTCTTACAGAGCCATGGCTTCCATGCAGATTTCTATTCTCTTATGATTCACACATGgctaaaatatataacaaatatgcAATGCAGAAACAGTACGTGTACCAGTAGATGCTGGTGAGACAATTCTCTTGAGAATAATCAACAGTGCACTCAATCAAGAATTGTTCTTCGCAATTGCCAACCATAGGATGACTGTGGTTGCTACTGATGCAGCTTACACCAAGCCTTTCACCACCAATGTCCTGATGATAGGTCCTGGCCAGACAATCAATGTCCTTGTCACTGCCGATCAAACACCTGGAAGATACTACATGGCTGCACGTGCATATCAAACAGCCATGAATGCTGCATTTGACAACACAACCACCACTGCAATCCTCGAATACAAATCTGCTAGCTGCGGCAAAAGAAACGGACAGGTTCCAAGACCAATACTGCCAGTTTTACCAGCTTTCAATGACACAGCCACTGCAACTGCATACACAGCAGGGATCAGAGGCCTTTCCAAGATCAATGTCTTCACAAGAGTTGATGTTAGCCTATATTTCGTTGTTGGGTTGGGGTTAATCAACTGCACAAATCCTAATAGTCCAAGGTGCCAAGGACCAAATGGAACTCGCTTCACAGCCAGCATAAACAACAATTCCTTTGTTCTTCCAACCACCACATCCCTTATGCAAGCCTACTATCAAGGGATTCCTGGTGTTTTCACCACAGACTTTCCTCCAGTTCCTCCTCTGCAATTCAACTACACCGGAAATGTACCCAGAGGGCTATGGACCCCTGCAAGAGGAACTAAGCTCTTCAAGGTGAAGTATGGTTCACATCTGCAAATTGTTCTGCAGGACACAAGCATAGTAACAACTGAGGACCACCCTATGCATGTTCATGGATTCCACTTCTTTGTAGTTGGTTCAGGCTTTGGCAACTTCAACCCAGCAACAGATCCTGCAAGGTTTAACCTCGTAGACCCACCTGTGAGGAACACCATTGGAACACCACCAGGAGGATGGGTGGCCATTCGTTTTGTGGCTGATAATCCAGGTAACACCAACATATCTACTCCTATAAACGTTCTCAATCTTTCAGCACTTTGGACAAAACTTCCATATCTATACAAACCTTCATTATCAGGCATCTAATGTGAACTGCAAACTAACAAATTATTCGGTTTCTTTCCTTGTTACAAATCAGGAATTTGGTTCTTGCATTGTCACATAGACTCACATCTGAATTGGGGTCTGGCAACTGCACTTTTGGTAGAAAATGGAGTTGGTTCATCGCAGTCAGTGATTCCTCCACCACCAGATCTTCCTCAG contains these protein-coding regions:
- the LOC106763987 gene encoding laccase-3-like, yielding MAPMKTIQCYSWFLLGLLSVIAYLASAAENHYHEFVIQTAPVKRLCRTHNILTVNGQFPGPTVEARDGDSIAIKVVNAGPYNISIHWHGLRMLRNPWADGPSYVTQCPIQPGGSYTYRFTIQNQEGTLWWHAHTGFLRATVYGAFIIYPKLGSPYPFSMPKKEFPLLLGEWFDRDPMALLRQAQFTGAPPNVSVAYTINGQPGDLYRCSSQETVRVPVDAGETILLRIINSALNQELFFAIANHRMTVVATDAAYTKPFTTNVLMIGPGQTINVLVTADQTPGRYYMAARAYQTAMNAAFDNTTTTAILEYKSASCGKRNGQVPRPILPVLPAFNDTATATAYTAGIRGLSKINVFTRVDVSLYFVVGLGLINCTNPNSPRCQGPNGTRFTASINNNSFVLPTTTSLMQAYYQGIPGVFTTDFPPVPPLQFNYTGNVPRGLWTPARGTKLFKVKYGSHLQIVLQDTSIVTTEDHPMHVHGFHFFVVGSGFGNFNPATDPARFNLVDPPVRNTIGTPPGGWVAIRFVADNPGIWFLHCHIDSHLNWGLATALLVENGVGSSQSVIPPPPDLPQC